One Fusobacterium ulcerans DNA segment encodes these proteins:
- a CDS encoding ATP-dependent helicase translates to MKYLVKKLEKREIKDFDRNILNGQYRINYSKELNEEQLRALTFIEGQYLVIAGAGSGKTRTIVYRTAFMIEKGLAEENILMLTFTKKAALEMKERLENLTENRENKVSISTFHSLCAELLIKYKNIFGIEKLNIIDENRNSTVISLLIREYSLKDKNKGNFLSEKRVIEIFEAARSRKKDMSEFLNEKEKGYLEELEFLKIKYRRFKKEFQMYDFEDLIEKVLRKLKTDKVFLELLREKYKYIIVDEYQDTNSVQREFLKMLAGTNGNIMAVGDDYQSIYGFRGADFENILRFGKDFPNSQMIKLEKNYRSSDEIIEYTNKISKKFLLKYNKNVKGTMKKGEKPHVIGFLNEEKQGEYICRKIEELKEKGIPYEEMAILYRNKYIINKLEKIMKEKNIPFNLQKNSEISFGSPVDIYLKILEVWNDKEDILKLEELVKVLPRNYSYSVLNIMKRKNIDNKVLNRIIRISDKISDYPLSEILNKCEKLMFEIIKEKTIFTNEEVEKLKTIKSSVKEKKSLEIYIRELRGILAVEGKITKNKVSVLSVHASKGLEWEAVFIPTLLEGVFPSNIEEKNLEEEKRLFYVACSRGKSYLYLLHPEYFYEKVGYFDKKSSFLK, encoded by the coding sequence GGTGATAGCTGGAGCAGGCTCTGGAAAGACAAGAACTATAGTATATAGGACTGCCTTTATGATAGAAAAGGGATTAGCAGAAGAAAATATTTTGATGCTTACATTTACTAAAAAAGCTGCTTTGGAAATGAAAGAGAGATTGGAAAACCTTACTGAAAATAGAGAAAATAAAGTGTCAATTTCAACATTTCATTCCCTTTGTGCTGAACTCCTCATTAAATATAAAAATATATTTGGGATAGAGAAATTAAATATAATAGATGAAAATAGAAATAGTACTGTGATAAGCCTCCTTATTCGTGAATATTCATTAAAAGATAAAAATAAGGGTAACTTTCTTTCTGAAAAAAGAGTAATTGAAATATTTGAAGCTGCAAGAAGCAGAAAAAAAGATATGTCAGAATTTTTAAATGAAAAAGAGAAAGGTTATTTGGAGGAGCTGGAATTTTTAAAAATAAAGTACAGGAGATTCAAAAAAGAGTTTCAAATGTATGACTTTGAAGATTTAATAGAAAAAGTATTGAGAAAATTAAAAACAGATAAAGTTTTTCTTGAGTTATTAAGAGAAAAATATAAATATATCATAGTAGATGAGTATCAGGATACTAATTCTGTTCAAAGGGAATTTTTAAAAATGCTGGCTGGAACAAATGGAAATATAATGGCAGTGGGAGATGACTACCAAAGTATATATGGATTCAGAGGTGCAGACTTTGAAAATATACTTAGATTTGGAAAGGATTTTCCTAATAGTCAGATGATAAAATTGGAAAAAAACTATAGAAGCAGTGATGAAATAATAGAGTATACAAATAAAATATCTAAAAAGTTCCTTTTGAAATACAATAAAAATGTAAAAGGAACTATGAAGAAGGGAGAAAAACCTCATGTTATCGGCTTTCTAAATGAAGAAAAGCAAGGGGAATATATTTGCAGAAAGATAGAAGAGCTAAAAGAAAAAGGAATCCCTTATGAAGAAATGGCAATTCTCTATCGCAATAAATATATAATCAATAAGTTGGAAAAAATAATGAAGGAGAAAAATATACCTTTTAATTTACAGAAGAACAGTGAGATTTCTTTTGGAAGTCCTGTAGATATTTACTTAAAAATATTGGAAGTATGGAATGATAAGGAAGACATTTTAAAACTGGAGGAATTGGTAAAGGTACTGCCAAGGAATTATTCCTATTCTGTATTAAATATAATGAAAAGAAAGAATATAGACAATAAAGTTTTAAATCGAATAATAAGGATAAGTGATAAAATATCAGATTACCCTTTAAGTGAAATATTAAATAAATGTGAAAAACTAATGTTTGAAATAATTAAGGAAAAAACCATTTTTACTAATGAAGAGGTAGAGAAATTAAAAACAATAAAGAGTAGTGTAAAAGAAAAGAAAAGCTTAGAAATATATATTAGAGAGCTAAGAGGTATTTTAGCTGTTGAAGGAAAAATAACTAAAAATAAAGTCTCTGTTCTATCTGTTCATGCCTCTAAGGGATTGGAATGGGAAGCGGTATTTATACCAACACTTTTGGAAGGCGTTTTTCCCAGCAATATTGAAGAAAAAAATCTGGAAGAGGAGAAGAGATTATTTTATGTAGCTTGCAGCAGAGGTAAGAGTTATCTCTATCTTTTGCACCCAGAATATTTTTATGAGAAAGTTGGATATTTTGATAAAAAATCTTCTTTTTTAAAGTAA